The Alkalinema sp. FACHB-956 genome includes a region encoding these proteins:
- a CDS encoding MOSC N-terminal beta barrel domain-containing protein, producing the protein MASLDRILIFPIKSLDGLELTSAEIAGGGSLVGDREFVIVNPQGQWINGKRTAKVHSIRATYDWPQRRVTLAAPGLETTVFHLDDDRPALNQWLSDHFNEPVHLEHNLDTGFPDDPDSPGPTLISTATLQTISDWFQLPLADVRSRFRTNLELAAEQPFWEDQLYRSADQPYPFTIGDVQFQGINPCQRCIVPTRDSQSGTAIPGFQKTFIQKRQATLPPWANASRFNHFYRLAINTRIARSQAGKLLQIGQTCRPVGL; encoded by the coding sequence ATGGCTAGCCTCGATCGCATTCTCATCTTCCCCATTAAATCCCTTGATGGATTGGAACTGACCTCTGCGGAAATTGCTGGAGGAGGATCGCTAGTCGGCGATCGGGAATTCGTCATCGTCAACCCCCAAGGCCAGTGGATCAACGGCAAACGAACCGCTAAAGTCCACTCTATCCGCGCCACCTACGACTGGCCCCAGCGTCGCGTCACCCTTGCGGCCCCCGGATTGGAAACCACAGTCTTCCACCTTGATGACGATCGGCCTGCCCTGAACCAGTGGCTCAGCGATCATTTCAACGAACCCGTCCACTTGGAACACAATCTGGACACCGGATTCCCCGACGACCCCGACTCCCCCGGCCCGACTCTTATTTCCACCGCAACCCTCCAAACGATCTCCGACTGGTTCCAACTGCCCCTAGCAGACGTGCGATCGCGCTTTCGAACCAACCTCGAACTCGCTGCCGAACAACCCTTTTGGGAAGACCAACTCTACCGCTCCGCCGACCAGCCCTACCCCTTCACGATCGGCGATGTGCAATTCCAGGGCATTAACCCCTGCCAGCGCTGCATCGTTCCCACCCGCGACAGCCAATCTGGCACCGCCATCCCAGGCTTCCAAAAAACCTTCATCCAAAAGCGGCAGGCCACCTTGCCCCCCTGGGCTAACGCCAGCCGCTTCAATCATTTCTATCGCCTTGCGATCAACACCCGCATTGCACGATCGCAGGCCGGAAAACTCCTACAGATTGGGCAAACTTGCCGTCCGGTTGGCCTCTGA
- a CDS encoding nuclear transport factor 2 family protein, translating to MRRLWTKFLPVLPITVVVVSSVAGSVMGSLVGDRAIAASPQDVMNQLDAASSRKDVKAVMQFYSPNFSNSDGLNTQSLEKSLTQLWQQYPNLTYRTEVKSATPVSTGMQVETTTYVTGKQERNGQQWTITSTLRARQRFQGDRIVRQEILAEQTVLTLGEKPPTVKINLPETVVVGQKFNFEAIVQEPVGDDFLMGTIVSETVQPTLFASQKTMQIEFPSIAELLSERELNRPQSTPPTVQRLKLQRLRAGGFFKQAQAAKMPETRWISAVLARHDAGITIATQRLRVVGKSEANRTASLPNL from the coding sequence ATGCGTCGTTTGTGGACAAAATTTCTGCCTGTTTTGCCTATTACAGTGGTAGTGGTTAGCTCAGTGGCTGGCTCGGTGATGGGTTCTCTGGTGGGCGATCGCGCGATCGCGGCAAGCCCGCAGGACGTGATGAACCAATTGGATGCTGCTTCTAGCCGCAAGGATGTGAAAGCAGTGATGCAGTTTTATAGCCCCAATTTTTCCAACTCCGACGGCTTGAATACGCAATCGTTAGAAAAATCGTTGACGCAGCTGTGGCAGCAATATCCCAATTTGACCTACCGCACGGAGGTGAAATCTGCGACTCCGGTGTCAACAGGGATGCAGGTGGAAACAACGACCTATGTGACGGGCAAGCAGGAGCGGAATGGCCAACAGTGGACGATCACCAGCACACTGCGGGCAAGGCAACGGTTCCAGGGCGATCGCATTGTGCGGCAGGAGATTTTGGCGGAACAAACGGTGCTGACATTAGGCGAAAAGCCGCCTACGGTGAAAATTAATCTGCCGGAAACGGTGGTTGTGGGGCAGAAGTTCAATTTTGAGGCGATCGTGCAGGAACCCGTGGGGGATGATTTTCTCATGGGGACGATCGTGAGTGAGACGGTGCAGCCAACGTTGTTCGCGAGCCAGAAGACCATGCAAATTGAGTTTCCGTCGATCGCGGAATTGTTGAGTGAGCGGGAACTCAATCGTCCGCAGTCTACGCCACCTACGGTGCAACGGCTGAAGCTACAACGCCTGCGAGCGGGGGGATTTTTCAAGCAAGCGCAGGCGGCTAAGATGCCGGAAACTCGCTGGATTTCAGCCGTTTTGGCGCGGCACGATGCGGGGATTACGATTGCGACGCAGCGACTGCGGGTGGTGGGTAAGTCAGAGGCCAACCGGACGGCAAGTTTGCCCAATCTGTAG
- a CDS encoding RidA family protein, translating to MSRSVIQTQAAPAPVGPYNQAIVASGQMVFVAGQIALDAATGALVGGSDVTAQTEKVMANLQAILAAAGATFGDVVRTTVFLKDMNDFAAVNAVYGQYFDEATAPARACVEVARLPKDVLVEIDCIAVI from the coding sequence ATGTCACGATCGGTGATTCAAACCCAAGCTGCGCCCGCGCCCGTTGGCCCCTATAACCAAGCGATCGTTGCCAGTGGACAAATGGTATTTGTGGCGGGACAAATTGCCCTGGATGCTGCCACGGGGGCGCTGGTAGGCGGTAGCGATGTGACCGCACAAACGGAAAAGGTGATGGCGAATCTGCAAGCTATCTTGGCGGCGGCGGGGGCGACCTTTGGGGATGTTGTGCGAACGACAGTCTTTCTGAAGGATATGAACGATTTTGCAGCGGTGAATGCTGTCTATGGCCAGTATTTTGATGAAGCAACGGCTCCGGCTCGGGCCTGTGTAGAAGTCGCGCGGCTGCCCAAGGATGTCTTGGTGGAAATTGACTGTATTGCGGTGATCTAG
- a CDS encoding PAS domain-containing protein, with the protein MADLIKTLFASGSFIPHGHCYLWQTNLVGLHVLSDAMIALAYYSIPITLVYFVRQRKDLPFDWIFLLFGAFIISCGTTHLMEIWTLWHPAYWLSGMLKAVTALISLYTAIALVQLMPQALLLPSPAQLAEMNQELQQQIHDRQQAEAQVRQLNQVLEAKVAQRTADLEQSMNQVRESMQRATLAMDAAKMGSWEWDLATQTIIWSPYHERLWGYVPGMPERSYEDWARRVHPEDLARVESAIEQARGSDRDFSEEYRVVWDDGSMHWVAAFGRFYFDAQDEPFQMRGMVQDIDERKRTEAAFLESESRFRTLADNISQLAWMADANGWIFWYNRRWFEYTGTTLEQMQGWGWQQVHHPDHLDRVVERYRHCVVETGQTWEDTFPLRGQEGSYRWFLSRAIPITDEDGKILRWFGTNTDITDLKYVQDTLEERNKELDSFVHVVSHDLKAPLRAIANLSEWIEEDLDGKLEANTQQQMALLRSRVYRMEAMISGLLNYARVGRVNFELESVAVADLLLEVMDSLAIPTTFTVKIAPDFPTILTKRLLLFQVFANLIGNGIKHHDRPDGTIRLAVVDRKEFYEFVVADDGPGIAPEDQASIFTMFQTGSSQKKDSTGVGLAIVKKIIEAETGTIRVESQIGQGTTFYFTWPKQPRGPA; encoded by the coding sequence ATGGCAGATCTGATCAAAACGCTCTTTGCATCTGGCTCTTTTATTCCCCATGGGCACTGTTATCTTTGGCAAACAAACTTGGTTGGGCTGCATGTGCTATCCGATGCCATGATTGCCTTGGCCTATTATTCCATTCCGATCACGCTAGTTTATTTTGTCCGACAGCGAAAAGATCTTCCCTTTGATTGGATTTTCCTATTATTTGGTGCGTTTATTATTTCCTGCGGTACGACGCACCTCATGGAAATTTGGACCCTCTGGCATCCCGCCTATTGGTTGTCAGGAATGCTTAAAGCTGTGACTGCTTTAATTTCTCTGTATACAGCGATCGCCCTAGTGCAATTGATGCCCCAAGCATTGCTGTTGCCTAGCCCTGCGCAGTTGGCAGAGATGAATCAGGAACTGCAACAACAAATCCACGATCGTCAGCAGGCGGAAGCCCAAGTGCGCCAACTCAATCAAGTCCTAGAAGCGAAGGTTGCCCAACGGACAGCTGATTTGGAACAGTCCATGAACCAAGTGCGAGAATCGATGCAACGGGCAACATTGGCTATGGATGCGGCCAAAATGGGCTCTTGGGAGTGGGATTTAGCCACTCAAACTATTATTTGGAGTCCCTATCACGAACGATTGTGGGGCTATGTACCGGGAATGCCAGAACGGAGTTATGAGGACTGGGCTAGGAGAGTGCATCCAGAGGACTTGGCTCGGGTGGAATCCGCGATCGAGCAGGCTCGGGGGAGCGATCGGGACTTCTCGGAAGAATATCGAGTGGTTTGGGACGATGGGTCGATGCATTGGGTGGCGGCCTTTGGGCGATTTTATTTTGATGCCCAGGATGAACCCTTCCAAATGAGGGGGATGGTGCAGGACATTGATGAACGGAAGCGCACAGAGGCAGCGTTTCTAGAGAGTGAGTCACGCTTTCGAACCCTGGCGGATAATATTTCGCAATTGGCTTGGATGGCAGACGCTAACGGTTGGATCTTTTGGTACAACCGTCGTTGGTTTGAATATACCGGAACGACCCTGGAGCAGATGCAGGGGTGGGGGTGGCAACAGGTGCACCATCCTGACCATCTCGATCGGGTGGTAGAACGCTATCGCCACTGCGTGGTTGAAACGGGACAAACCTGGGAGGATACCTTCCCGCTGCGGGGACAGGAGGGGAGCTACCGTTGGTTTTTATCGCGGGCGATTCCCATTACCGATGAGGATGGCAAAATTCTGCGTTGGTTTGGCACCAATACCGACATCACCGATCTGAAATATGTGCAAGACACCTTGGAAGAGCGCAATAAAGAACTCGATAGCTTTGTGCATGTGGTGTCCCATGATCTCAAAGCGCCGCTGCGGGCGATCGCCAATTTGTCGGAATGGATTGAAGAAGACTTAGACGGCAAACTGGAAGCAAACACGCAGCAACAAATGGCGCTGTTACGCAGTCGCGTCTACCGTATGGAAGCGATGATTAGTGGATTGCTTAACTATGCACGGGTAGGGCGGGTAAATTTTGAACTCGAATCCGTTGCAGTGGCAGATCTATTGCTAGAGGTGATGGACTCTCTGGCGATTCCAACCACGTTTACTGTGAAGATTGCGCCGGATTTCCCCACAATTTTGACGAAACGGTTACTTCTGTTTCAAGTGTTTGCAAATTTGATTGGCAATGGCATTAAACACCACGATCGCCCCGATGGTACGATTCGGCTTGCTGTCGTCGATCGTAAGGAGTTCTATGAGTTTGTGGTGGCGGATGATGGGCCAGGGATTGCACCGGAAGATCAAGCCAGCATTTTCACCATGTTCCAGACCGGCAGTTCCCAAAAGAAAGATAGTACCGGCGTAGGTTTAGCGATCGTCAAGAAAATTATTGAAGCTGAAACGGGAACAATCCGTGTGGAATCCCAAATTGGCCAGGGAACAACTTTTTACTTCACCTGGCCGAAGCAACCTCGGGGGCCTGCGTGA
- a CDS encoding SAM-dependent methyltransferase, with translation MSEIIPNSIAEDYSKFVPFTARMMAAMRARETNRDDRLFTDPFAAQLAGEEAFQQVDLRLTPQDQAYVTVRTRFFDDFLMGTPVGQIVILASGLDTRAYRLPWPPEVKVYELDYPEVLAYKANLLKGSSPSCQHHLIGADLTQPWEDQLVSAGYASTLPSIWLVEGLLMYFSEVQAHRLLQTVSNLVMPGSHFGLDLINLQSLEYGPYQGYFQFGTDTPEQLLSQYGWQAEVVQPGEADANFDRYAEPFPPRDVPNVMRIFLVKAKKVAQGTEIGG, from the coding sequence ATGAGTGAAATTATCCCTAACTCGATCGCGGAAGACTATAGCAAATTCGTTCCGTTCACGGCCCGTATGATGGCTGCCATGAGAGCCCGCGAAACGAACCGGGACGATCGACTATTTACCGATCCGTTTGCAGCGCAACTGGCAGGCGAAGAAGCATTTCAACAAGTTGACCTGCGACTCACCCCCCAGGATCAAGCCTATGTAACGGTACGGACACGATTTTTTGACGATTTTCTGATGGGCACTCCAGTCGGACAGATTGTGATTCTCGCATCTGGCTTGGATACTCGGGCTTATCGCCTGCCTTGGCCCCCAGAGGTGAAAGTGTATGAACTGGATTATCCAGAAGTCTTGGCTTATAAGGCCAACTTACTGAAGGGCAGCAGCCCGTCCTGTCAGCATCACTTAATTGGAGCTGACCTAACCCAGCCCTGGGAAGACCAACTGGTATCAGCGGGGTATGCTTCAACCTTGCCGTCAATTTGGTTGGTTGAAGGCTTACTGATGTATTTTTCAGAGGTGCAAGCCCATCGTCTCCTGCAAACCGTGTCTAACCTAGTGATGCCGGGAAGTCACTTTGGCCTTGATCTCATTAATCTGCAAAGTTTGGAGTATGGGCCGTATCAAGGTTATTTTCAGTTTGGGACAGATACCCCTGAACAGCTACTGTCCCAGTATGGTTGGCAGGCTGAAGTGGTTCAACCGGGGGAGGCCGATGCGAATTTCGATCGCTATGCTGAGCCGTTTCCCCCGCGTGATGTGCCGAACGTTATGAGAATTTTTTTGGTAAAGGCGAAGAAGGTGGCTCAGGGGACTGAGATTGGGGGCTGA
- a CDS encoding pitrilysin family protein: protein MDRVRRSRAGLLLLLSAGILWFGTVLGSPAWARTEMMPPSSQPQSSAPQLQAPQSKTPQFQSSKSESSKSESPQSSPSQSIQPYLDRVIRNITEFTLDNGMKFIVLERHDAPVVSFLTYADVGGADEVAGKTGISHFLEHLAFKGTTRIGTQDFVQEKALLAQEDGLWAKIQATKDQAKAAQLQAEFDRVEAQAAALVEQNKYGQIVEQAGGVGLNANTSAEATRYFYSFPSNKLELWMSLESERFLDPVFREFFKEKAVILEERRLRTDNSPIGKLIEEFLLTAFKVHPYRQPVVGFEADLRRMSRQDVYDFYKLHYVPENLTFAIVGDADPDKVKQLAQTYFGRFAKRPASNQTLPAEPPQQEMRQVSLTLNSQPIYLEGYHRPALSHPDNAVYEAIASLLSNGRTSRLYKSLVEEKKLALTAEGFNGFPGDKYPNLIMFYALTAPGHTLEEVQQGLQSEIERLKTQPVDQTELDRVKTQARAGLLRSLDSNSGMAEALLEYEVKTGSWRNLFKQVDAIAAVSPADIQRVAQATFTPQNRTIGRVLSKE, encoded by the coding sequence ATGGATAGGGTACGACGATCGAGGGCGGGTCTATTGCTGCTCCTGAGTGCTGGGATATTGTGGTTCGGAACCGTTTTGGGCAGTCCGGCTTGGGCTAGGACAGAGATGATGCCCCCATCGAGTCAGCCGCAATCGAGTGCTCCCCAGCTCCAAGCTCCCCAGTCCAAGACTCCCCAGTTCCAGTCTTCTAAGTCTGAGTCTTCTAAGTCTGAGTCTCCCCAGTCCAGCCCATCGCAGTCGATTCAGCCCTACCTCGATCGGGTGATTCGCAACATTACAGAATTCACCCTCGACAATGGCATGAAGTTTATTGTGCTGGAGCGCCACGATGCTCCCGTCGTTTCCTTCTTGACCTATGCCGATGTGGGCGGTGCCGATGAAGTGGCGGGCAAAACGGGAATTTCTCACTTTTTAGAGCATTTGGCCTTTAAGGGGACGACCCGGATTGGGACTCAAGATTTCGTCCAGGAAAAGGCACTGCTAGCCCAGGAGGATGGCCTCTGGGCAAAGATCCAGGCTACGAAGGATCAGGCAAAAGCCGCACAACTCCAGGCGGAGTTCGATCGGGTAGAAGCCCAAGCAGCAGCGCTAGTCGAGCAAAACAAGTATGGTCAAATTGTTGAGCAGGCAGGCGGTGTGGGCTTGAATGCGAATACCTCGGCGGAGGCAACGCGCTATTTCTACAGTTTTCCCTCCAATAAATTAGAGCTGTGGATGTCCTTGGAATCGGAACGCTTTTTGGATCCTGTGTTTCGGGAGTTCTTTAAGGAAAAGGCCGTGATTTTGGAGGAGCGGCGATTGCGGACGGATAATTCGCCGATCGGCAAATTGATTGAGGAGTTTTTGCTGACTGCGTTCAAAGTCCATCCCTACCGTCAGCCTGTGGTGGGTTTTGAGGCGGATCTACGGCGGATGAGTCGGCAGGATGTCTATGACTTTTACAAACTGCACTATGTCCCGGAGAATTTGACCTTTGCGATCGTGGGAGATGCGGATCCAGATAAGGTGAAACAACTGGCGCAGACGTATTTTGGGCGTTTTGCCAAACGACCTGCCTCGAACCAAACCCTGCCAGCGGAACCACCCCAACAGGAGATGCGGCAGGTGTCGTTAACCTTAAATTCCCAGCCGATTTATCTGGAGGGCTACCATCGCCCCGCTTTGAGCCATCCGGATAATGCAGTGTATGAGGCGATCGCGAGTTTGTTGAGCAATGGGCGCACCTCGCGGTTATACAAGTCGCTAGTGGAAGAGAAAAAGCTGGCCTTAACGGCGGAAGGCTTTAATGGGTTTCCGGGAGATAAGTATCCGAATTTGATTATGTTCTATGCACTGACGGCTCCAGGGCATACCTTGGAAGAGGTGCAGCAGGGGTTGCAGTCTGAAATTGAACGGTTGAAAACACAACCGGTGGATCAGACGGAACTCGATCGGGTGAAGACTCAAGCACGGGCGGGGTTGTTGCGATCGCTGGATTCCAATTCCGGGATGGCGGAAGCGCTGCTGGAATATGAGGTGAAAACTGGGAGTTGGCGCAACTTGTTTAAACAAGTCGATGCGATCGCGGCGGTGAGTCCAGCGGATATTCAGCGGGTGGCTCAGGCGACTTTTACCCCGCAAAATCGGACGATCGGTCGTGTATTGTCCAAGGAGTAA
- the gmk gene encoding guanylate kinase, which yields MGVGRLIVITGPSGVGKGTLLRSLLARHPALRLSLSATTRSPRPGEVDGVNYRFITRPDFERMVAHGEFLEWAEFAGNCYGTPRASVEELLQRGEWVVLEIELEGARQIRKSFPSAYRIFILPPSLEELESRIRGRGQDSDDAIAKRLQRAKAEIDAANEFDIQIINDDFDSTLVRLEEAVFATAAMV from the coding sequence CGATTAATTGTCATCACAGGTCCAAGTGGCGTTGGGAAAGGGACATTGCTGCGATCCTTGCTGGCGCGCCACCCTGCATTACGATTGTCACTTTCGGCAACGACTCGATCGCCCCGGCCTGGAGAAGTGGATGGGGTGAACTATCGATTTATTACCCGGCCTGACTTTGAGCGGATGGTTGCCCATGGGGAATTTTTGGAATGGGCAGAGTTCGCAGGCAACTGCTACGGTACGCCCCGAGCCTCGGTGGAAGAGTTGCTGCAACGGGGAGAATGGGTTGTGTTGGAGATTGAGCTAGAAGGGGCTCGCCAAATCCGCAAAAGCTTTCCCTCGGCCTATCGCATCTTTATTTTGCCCCCTTCCTTAGAAGAATTGGAAAGTCGGATCCGAGGGCGGGGCCAGGATTCCGATGATGCGATCGCGAAACGCCTGCAACGGGCCAAAGCGGAAATTGATGCTGCTAACGAGTTTGATATCCAAATTATCAATGATGATTTCGATTCAACCTTGGTGCGGCTAGAAGAGGCTGTATTTGCCACCGCTGCTATGGTTTAA